The Corynebacterium comes genome window below encodes:
- a CDS encoding antirestriction protein ArdA, translating into MTTTTHTTLNAPRIWLGCLQDYNAGRLVGAWYDAVDLYNDEDLGTTEDVHEQGGFPAGDYCEEIWGLDHENMPVRGEMGLDEARKWGERYEELNDDDNWLVFCAWVRDGNAPSVSEFSDRYQGQWDSFRDYVEDAEEACGTFDGWPELAVRFFDWDSYADEMEQSYNIIDAPQGVWVFSH; encoded by the coding sequence ATGACCACCACCACCCACACCACCCTGAACGCCCCGCGAATCTGGTTGGGGTGCCTCCAGGACTACAACGCTGGCCGACTGGTCGGCGCGTGGTACGACGCTGTAGACCTCTACAACGACGAGGATCTGGGCACTACCGAGGACGTACACGAGCAGGGCGGGTTCCCTGCCGGAGATTACTGCGAAGAAATCTGGGGACTGGACCACGAGAACATGCCCGTTCGCGGTGAGATGGGTCTGGACGAGGCCCGTAAGTGGGGCGAGCGGTACGAGGAGCTGAATGATGACGACAATTGGCTCGTCTTCTGCGCGTGGGTCCGTGACGGCAACGCCCCCTCCGTCTCTGAGTTCTCAGACCGCTACCAGGGCCAGTGGGACAGCTTCCGCGATTACGTCGAAGATGCGGAAGAAGCCTGCGGGACCTTCGACGGCTGGCCTGAGCTGGCAGTTCGTTTCTTCGACTGGGACAGCTACGCCGACGAGATGGAGCAGTCCTACAACATCATCGACGCTCCACAGGGGGTCTGGGTATTCAGCCACTGA
- a CDS encoding DUF3052 domain-containing protein encodes MDAPGVVQKNAQEYAQILAIKAGMTVQELGWDEDCDSRISEAVEDVIGEELLDEDTDELCDVVLLWWREDDGDLVDGLVDAIRPLAEHGRIWLLTPGSGKPGTIVPGEISESAQLAGLVQTKAARLGTWQGSCLEASGPQK; translated from the coding sequence GTGGACGCTCCGGGCGTGGTGCAGAAAAACGCCCAGGAATACGCACAGATTCTCGCTATCAAAGCCGGGATGACCGTTCAGGAACTCGGCTGGGATGAGGACTGCGACTCCAGGATCTCCGAGGCCGTGGAGGATGTCATCGGCGAGGAACTGCTCGACGAGGACACCGATGAGCTCTGCGACGTCGTCCTCCTCTGGTGGCGCGAAGACGACGGGGACCTCGTCGATGGCCTCGTGGACGCAATTCGCCCCCTCGCCGAGCACGGACGCATCTGGCTGCTGACCCCAGGTTCAGGCAAGCCGGGCACCATCGTGCCGGGCGAGATCTCTGAATCCGCACAGCTCGCCGGCCTGGTCCAGACCAAGGCGGCCCGCCTGGGCACCTGGCAGGGTTCCTGCCTCGAGGCCAGCGGACCCCAGAAATAA
- a CDS encoding bifunctional RNase H/acid phosphatase: MPGHNHVIVYADGGSRGNPGIAGSGTVVYAADGKTVLRDIVYVVGKRATNNVAEYHGMLRGLEAARDLGAQTLEVFMDSKLVVEQMSGRWKIKHADMQKLALEARPLLDHFDRVTFTWVPRAKNSAADALSNQAMDAAAAGHAPGIVGGTSVPEQAGSEQAEPSEGERGADDCEIVATAQSTSGTPSHWTGATSPPTRFVLLRHGQTEMSAAKQYSGHSDPSLTDLGVQQAAAAARMLQSRGGIDAIVTSPLTRCVQTAEAAAKLLGLEVEIIDELIEQDFGEWEGRTFDEAHAMSPHLHEEWLSNPTVTPPGGESLQILHNRVRAVRRDLQQRYECRTVLVVSHVTPIKSFIRQALDAGPHVVSRMFLDLASLSVVEFFGEEARVGSTLRIFNDTAHLR, from the coding sequence GTGCCCGGACATAACCATGTGATCGTCTACGCCGACGGCGGCTCCCGCGGAAACCCCGGGATCGCCGGCTCCGGAACCGTCGTCTACGCCGCCGACGGAAAAACCGTCCTGCGCGACATCGTCTACGTCGTGGGCAAACGCGCCACCAACAACGTCGCCGAATACCACGGCATGCTCCGCGGCCTGGAGGCCGCACGGGACCTGGGCGCCCAGACCCTCGAGGTCTTCATGGACTCCAAACTCGTCGTCGAGCAGATGAGCGGACGCTGGAAGATCAAGCACGCCGACATGCAGAAACTCGCCCTCGAGGCACGCCCCCTCCTCGACCACTTCGACCGGGTCACCTTCACCTGGGTGCCGCGCGCGAAGAACTCCGCCGCCGACGCACTGTCCAACCAGGCGATGGATGCCGCCGCCGCCGGACACGCGCCGGGGATTGTGGGCGGGACGTCGGTGCCTGAACAGGCAGGGTCTGAGCAGGCGGAGCCGTCGGAGGGGGAGCGCGGCGCCGACGACTGCGAGATCGTCGCCACCGCCCAGTCCACCTCGGGAACCCCCTCCCACTGGACCGGGGCGACCTCCCCGCCGACCCGCTTCGTGCTGCTTCGTCACGGCCAGACCGAAATGTCCGCAGCGAAACAGTACTCGGGCCACTCCGATCCCTCGCTCACGGACCTCGGCGTGCAGCAGGCCGCCGCCGCGGCCCGCATGCTCCAGTCACGGGGCGGGATCGACGCCATCGTCACCTCCCCCCTGACCCGCTGCGTGCAGACCGCCGAGGCGGCCGCGAAGCTCCTCGGGCTCGAGGTGGAGATCATCGACGAACTCATCGAGCAGGACTTCGGCGAGTGGGAGGGCAGAACCTTCGACGAGGCCCACGCCATGTCCCCCCACCTCCACGAAGAGTGGCTGTCCAACCCCACCGTCACCCCGCCCGGCGGCGAGTCCCTGCAGATCCTGCACAACCGTGTGCGCGCCGTGCGTCGGGACCTGCAGCAGCGTTACGAGTGCAGGACCGTGCTCGTGGTCAGCCACGTCACCCCGATCAAGTCCTTCATCCGGCAGGCACTGGACGCGGGCCCCCACGTGGTGTCCCGGATGTTCCTGGACCTGGCCTCGCTCAGCGTGGTCGAGTTCTTCGGCGAGGAAGCCCGCGTCGGGTCGACCCTGCGCATCTTCAACGACACCGCGCATCTGCGCTGA
- a CDS encoding tyrosine-type recombinase/integrase, which produces MGNTQPYTLASGQRRWEHRYRRPDGTDTRKRGFQTKRDAERWAAVNAVSLDTGTWTDRSLGRQTVAEAARKWLTVKTPALAPKTALQYSHAVDHICKTGRLGGVPLGKVRAATIEEWLAALAATGLSAKSIRTYAQPLSQVLDRAVRDGRIPASPFHEVSLPRVARTEMIVPTPEGVALAAEAAGAYGPVIEFLAQSGLRWSEMAGLQVRDVALDRRRIYVRRQLFEVGGKLQEGPPKHGKQRVVPTTDRVVGLLREQTRGRAPTDLVWTTMRGAPLRNGNARKQWWNQAVAAAGHPGWTPHVLRHYFASTAISAGASIKALGSVMGHSSEAFCLRQYGWLMRDDLDSFVDDLSRRFSGGGQSEATGSDHGGWDLAAGPGPAKT; this is translated from the coding sequence GTGGGTAACACACAGCCCTACACCCTGGCCTCCGGTCAGCGACGGTGGGAGCACCGGTACCGGCGACCGGACGGCACCGACACGCGCAAGCGCGGGTTTCAGACCAAGCGGGATGCTGAGCGCTGGGCGGCTGTCAACGCGGTCAGCCTGGACACCGGGACATGGACCGACAGGTCGTTGGGTCGCCAGACCGTAGCGGAAGCCGCCCGCAAGTGGCTAACCGTGAAAACCCCAGCCCTGGCACCCAAAACGGCGCTGCAGTACAGCCACGCGGTGGACCATATCTGCAAGACCGGCAGGCTCGGTGGGGTGCCTCTTGGCAAGGTCCGCGCTGCCACTATCGAGGAGTGGTTAGCGGCGCTGGCTGCCACCGGTCTGTCGGCCAAGTCGATACGCACCTACGCACAGCCCCTCTCACAGGTGCTGGACCGGGCCGTCCGGGATGGTCGAATACCGGCCAGCCCGTTTCACGAGGTGTCCCTGCCACGGGTCGCCAGGACCGAGATGATAGTCCCCACGCCAGAGGGGGTGGCTCTCGCGGCGGAGGCGGCGGGGGCCTACGGTCCTGTGATCGAGTTCCTGGCCCAATCGGGGCTGAGGTGGTCCGAGATGGCCGGGCTGCAGGTCCGGGACGTGGCCCTGGACCGTAGGCGGATCTACGTGCGCCGCCAGCTGTTCGAAGTGGGAGGCAAGCTGCAGGAGGGCCCCCCGAAGCACGGGAAACAACGGGTGGTCCCCACGACTGACCGGGTGGTGGGACTGTTACGGGAACAAACCCGGGGCAGGGCTCCGACCGATCTGGTTTGGACCACCATGCGGGGTGCTCCTCTGCGCAACGGAAACGCCCGGAAGCAGTGGTGGAACCAGGCGGTCGCGGCTGCTGGCCACCCGGGGTGGACGCCCCATGTTCTGCGCCACTACTTCGCGTCCACGGCGATCTCGGCGGGCGCTTCGATCAAGGCGTTGGGGTCGGTAATGGGCCACTCCTCGGAGGCCTTCTGCCTGAGGCAGTACGGCTGGCTCATGCGCGATGACCTGGACTCGTTCGTGGATGATCTATCACGGCGTTTCAGTGGTGGAGGCCAATCGGAGGCCACGGGCTCCGACCACGGGGGGTGGGACTTGGCCGCAGGGCCCGGACCTGCGAAAACTTAG
- a CDS encoding low molecular weight protein-tyrosine-phosphatase: MTGSPHEDERYHVDFVCTGNICRSPMAEVIFRDAVERSGMAAYIRVSSCGIGGWHVGNGADKRAVAELRAAGHDGSDHIASRLGPEDMAADLLIALDTGHVAEMVTLGVPEEKIRLLRSFDPDAPEQASVDDPYYGGPEGFTQTRTQIESAVEGLLAFAHAAVRVSNRAV, translated from the coding sequence ATGACTGGCTCGCCACACGAGGATGAGCGTTACCACGTCGATTTCGTCTGCACCGGCAACATCTGCCGCTCCCCCATGGCCGAGGTGATCTTCCGCGACGCGGTGGAGCGCTCCGGCATGGCCGCGTACATCCGGGTGTCCTCCTGCGGCATCGGCGGCTGGCACGTGGGCAACGGCGCCGACAAGCGTGCCGTCGCTGAGCTGCGCGCCGCAGGCCATGACGGCTCCGACCACATCGCCTCCCGGCTCGGCCCCGAGGACATGGCCGCTGACCTGCTCATCGCCCTGGACACCGGACACGTCGCCGAAATGGTCACCCTGGGTGTGCCGGAGGAGAAGATCCGCCTGCTGCGCAGCTTCGACCCGGACGCCCCGGAGCAGGCCTCCGTGGACGACCCCTACTACGGCGGGCCCGAGGGTTTCACGCAGACCCGCACCCAGATCGAGTCCGCCGTCGAGGGCCTGCTCGCCTTCGCGCATGCGGCCGTCCGGGTGAGCAACAGAGCGGTCTAG
- a CDS encoding helix-turn-helix domain-containing protein, whose translation MPTQTPQETLARNARRLRGDETMASVADRARALGATWSSGTIGGIEAGRAKVTVETLVLLAATLETTVPELLATEGDVAITDELILRPGSLPRLLAGGHVEPTRALNVPPPVAQPTSTEKRVAATLGIDPETLQELAQQLWSRSYEAERDGRAGEGATRQAKAAATRELQAEIREELDRG comes from the coding sequence ATGCCTACTCAGACCCCCCAAGAAACCCTCGCCCGGAACGCCCGCCGACTGCGTGGAGACGAGACCATGGCCAGCGTCGCAGACCGCGCCCGCGCCCTCGGCGCTACCTGGTCCAGCGGCACCATCGGAGGTATCGAAGCAGGGCGAGCCAAAGTCACCGTGGAGACCCTGGTCCTGCTTGCCGCAACCCTCGAAACGACCGTTCCGGAGCTGCTGGCCACGGAGGGGGACGTGGCGATCACCGACGAGCTAATCCTTCGTCCGGGCTCGCTCCCCCGCCTTCTCGCCGGTGGCCACGTCGAACCGACCAGGGCCCTCAACGTGCCACCACCTGTGGCCCAGCCGACCAGCACCGAGAAGCGGGTCGCGGCGACGCTGGGAATCGACCCTGAGACGCTGCAGGAGCTAGCCCAGCAGTTGTGGTCTCGCAGTTACGAGGCGGAGCGGGACGGACGAGCCGGAGAGGGAGCCACCCGCCAGGCAAAGGCAGCGGCCACCCGCGAACTGCAAGCAGAGATCCGGGAGGAGCTGGACCGTGGGTAA
- a CDS encoding zinc ribbon domain-containing protein — protein sequence MKLDPKQQAVLLELANTERSLEVVGDKAFVTPEQTEYERLVQEQQRMLNASASARMAVDDMEAEILRIQEDERKLRKRERDDKAQLTAETDPERRRELEHDRYSAKSRIADLMSELAESHNQIHALRNNLDVHGAKSDELTRQLEMAKRAADAANAAAAAVTDPETRIAELRSQLPADVLAEYEAQKNDSDVGAADFNGRTCGGCYIVLSGMDQERVRRAPADELPHCPECGTYLVRKQS from the coding sequence ATGAAACTCGACCCGAAGCAGCAGGCCGTCCTGCTTGAGCTGGCCAACACCGAACGTTCCCTCGAAGTGGTGGGCGACAAGGCATTCGTGACCCCCGAACAGACGGAATACGAACGCCTCGTCCAGGAACAGCAGCGCATGCTCAACGCCTCCGCCTCCGCCCGGATGGCCGTCGACGACATGGAGGCCGAGATCCTGCGCATCCAGGAGGACGAGCGCAAGCTGCGCAAGCGTGAACGCGACGACAAGGCGCAGCTGACCGCCGAGACCGACCCGGAGCGCCGCCGCGAACTGGAACACGACCGCTACTCCGCCAAGTCCCGCATCGCCGACCTGATGAGCGAACTCGCCGAAAGCCACAACCAGATCCACGCCCTGCGCAACAACCTCGACGTCCACGGCGCGAAGTCCGACGAGCTCACCCGCCAGCTCGAGATGGCCAAGCGCGCCGCCGACGCCGCCAACGCCGCGGCCGCCGCAGTCACCGACCCCGAGACCCGCATCGCCGAGCTGCGCTCCCAGCTCCCCGCGGACGTGCTCGCCGAGTACGAGGCCCAGAAGAACGACTCCGACGTCGGCGCCGCCGACTTCAACGGACGCACCTGCGGCGGTTGCTACATCGTGCTGTCCGGCATGGACCAGGAACGCGTGCGCCGGGCACCCGCCGACGAGCTGCCCCACTGCCCGGAATGCGGCACCTACCTCGTCCGGAAGCAGTCCTAG
- a CDS encoding SURF1 family cytochrome oxidase biogenesis protein yields the protein MNTTRQRYGSVHGQGRKGWRTFLRPGWVFMILAIIAFSYAAFSFLAPWQLSKDDDIVHRNEQVDAAFRVDPVPATEIFGAGGAVAPEDEWRRVILEGRYLTDDEVLLRLRPVDSSPAFHALTPFRLESGETILVNRGFTVPLDGNVPDMTDAPTGQVTIVGQARLNEQVPGSLPMTDQGYRQVYGINTRQISEVVGVDLGRDFVQLSADQPGVLNPIPVPKLDRGSHLSYGFQWIAFGIMAPLGLGYFVWAELRERRRVRSEEEELIDTPGEVPAAPDSGRDRYGDSRPDHYGRLAKRDRERF from the coding sequence ATGAATACGACCAGGCAGCGGTACGGCAGCGTCCACGGGCAGGGCAGGAAAGGGTGGCGGACCTTTCTCAGGCCCGGCTGGGTGTTCATGATCCTCGCGATCATCGCCTTCTCCTATGCCGCCTTCTCCTTCCTCGCCCCCTGGCAGCTGAGCAAGGACGATGACATCGTCCACCGCAACGAGCAGGTCGACGCCGCTTTCCGGGTCGACCCCGTTCCCGCCACCGAGATCTTCGGTGCCGGCGGGGCCGTCGCCCCGGAGGATGAGTGGCGCCGCGTCATCCTCGAGGGCCGCTACCTCACCGACGATGAGGTTCTCCTGCGCCTGCGGCCCGTCGACTCCTCCCCCGCCTTCCACGCGCTGACCCCGTTCCGGCTCGAGTCCGGGGAGACGATTCTGGTCAACCGTGGTTTCACCGTGCCGCTGGACGGCAACGTCCCGGACATGACCGACGCCCCCACCGGGCAGGTGACCATCGTCGGCCAGGCGCGTCTCAACGAGCAGGTCCCCGGATCCCTCCCCATGACCGACCAGGGCTACCGACAGGTCTACGGCATCAACACCCGACAGATCTCCGAGGTCGTCGGTGTGGACCTCGGACGCGACTTCGTGCAGCTCTCCGCCGATCAGCCGGGCGTGCTCAACCCCATCCCGGTGCCCAAGCTCGACCGTGGCTCGCACCTGTCCTACGGTTTCCAGTGGATCGCCTTCGGCATCATGGCACCGCTCGGCCTGGGCTATTTCGTCTGGGCGGAGCTGCGTGAGCGTCGCCGTGTGCGCTCCGAGGAGGAGGAGCTCATCGACACCCCCGGGGAGGTCCCCGCGGCCCCGGACAGCGGGCGCGACCGTTACGGTGACTCCCGTCCGGACCACTACGGGCGCCTGGCCAAACGTGACCGTGAGCGCTTCTGA
- a CDS encoding phage/plasmid primase, P4 family: MGSSYSSPRGPVERALVGVSAHGCGLVKRTGYPSSARLGTSERFERLPGVSAPPGHPNGSESHQEHQQEGTPMMRVPEKEITPAVASNGGEQEKAPMGVGKSTLTSNDFTSEDIRETTPTTPGGSPLEIALRHASQGWAVLPLVGKRPLTPHGVKDASTDPDEISLMFEEYRGTATGVGGACGGRVVVDVDPRSGGKVPEGLPPTRTHYSGRGDGGCHLVYSLPEGAPGLKSSTSSLAEGVDIKTGAGSYVVLPGSTHPDTGGRYTMTDHEVQVAPPELLAKLRGGGQSSPDGQSLDSLLANPPVEGGRNEWLTCVAGHYAARKYPDREAYDHKLSEANRQLRDSLDPDEVAKVADSIWTAEHEKRRQKERDGQLAPDPYDPMAVARWLVQRLWTRDGIQTLRYWNGDWWEWNTSWWVPTGENGVRNKVALALEHALYEGKEGLSPWRPTPNKIANVVGMLETVCWLESAVSGGREWIATSTCDADALDLVPTSNGLLNWRTRELHPSTPAHFATWGVPCGYDPEATAPLWEEFTRTAYEPLARRVMAEWFGYVLSGDATRQKSLYLWGQGGTGKGTTHRVLERLLGAETNNTTVGAELKDLGSEFGAAHWVGKSLVCFTDAESGVQAGTQAVSRFKSMTGGDRVSINRKGKDYWQGVPSFRLMFLSNHAPAWRGNAKPMQRRLLVVQTTGELLPGGENDDLDERLVAELPGVLNWALDGLSRLVEQGDFTESETQEADLEAMLVSDVGVRTFVDEWLVPTTDPEKVTEYTRQDVFDQYKRWLEDVGGAYTKQLDAHQFHTEMKELGDPRVIASYVRRDGKRVRLITLSGLELPQATWRANR; this comes from the coding sequence ATGGGTTCGAGCTACTCGAGTCCCAGGGGGCCCGTGGAGAGAGCACTGGTCGGTGTCTCAGCTCATGGTTGTGGACTTGTCAAACGAACCGGATACCCCTCCTCAGCCCGTCTTGGTACATCGGAGCGTTTCGAACGGCTCCCAGGGGTCTCAGCCCCACCTGGACACCCCAACGGCTCGGAGAGCCACCAAGAACACCAACAGGAAGGAACGCCGATGATGCGTGTCCCAGAAAAAGAAATCACCCCCGCTGTGGCAAGCAACGGGGGCGAACAGGAGAAGGCTCCAATGGGTGTTGGGAAATCCACTCTCACTAGTAACGATTTTACCAGTGAAGATATTCGCGAGACAACTCCCACCACTCCTGGGGGTTCCCCCCTGGAAATCGCGCTGCGCCACGCCTCCCAGGGGTGGGCGGTGCTCCCGCTGGTGGGGAAACGTCCCCTCACCCCGCACGGGGTTAAGGACGCGAGCACCGACCCCGACGAGATCTCGCTGATGTTCGAGGAGTACCGGGGCACCGCTACCGGAGTTGGTGGAGCCTGTGGTGGGCGCGTCGTCGTCGATGTTGACCCCCGCAGTGGTGGCAAGGTCCCAGAGGGACTGCCGCCGACCCGCACCCACTACTCCGGCAGGGGCGATGGTGGTTGCCACCTGGTCTACAGCCTGCCCGAAGGTGCGCCGGGGTTGAAGTCCTCGACCTCCTCCCTGGCCGAGGGTGTCGACATCAAGACCGGGGCGGGATCTTACGTAGTCCTGCCGGGCTCCACCCACCCGGACACCGGTGGTCGGTACACGATGACTGACCACGAGGTGCAGGTCGCCCCGCCCGAGCTGCTGGCCAAGCTGCGGGGAGGTGGCCAGTCCTCCCCCGATGGCCAGTCCCTGGACTCTCTGCTGGCCAACCCGCCCGTGGAGGGAGGACGAAACGAGTGGTTGACTTGCGTGGCTGGCCACTACGCCGCGAGGAAGTATCCTGACCGGGAGGCTTACGACCACAAGCTCTCCGAGGCTAACCGCCAGCTGCGAGACTCCCTGGACCCCGACGAGGTTGCCAAGGTGGCCGATTCGATCTGGACGGCGGAGCACGAAAAGCGCCGACAGAAGGAGCGGGACGGACAGCTTGCCCCCGACCCCTACGACCCCATGGCGGTGGCCCGGTGGCTGGTCCAGCGCTTGTGGACCCGGGACGGTATCCAGACCCTGCGGTACTGGAACGGCGACTGGTGGGAGTGGAACACTAGCTGGTGGGTGCCCACCGGGGAGAACGGGGTGCGGAACAAGGTAGCGCTGGCGCTGGAACACGCCCTGTACGAGGGCAAGGAGGGCCTGTCGCCCTGGCGACCGACCCCCAACAAGATCGCCAACGTCGTCGGGATGCTGGAAACCGTGTGTTGGTTGGAGTCTGCGGTCTCTGGTGGTCGCGAATGGATCGCGACGTCTACCTGCGATGCCGACGCCCTGGATCTGGTCCCCACCAGCAACGGACTGCTGAACTGGCGTACCCGCGAACTGCACCCGAGCACCCCCGCCCACTTCGCAACCTGGGGAGTGCCCTGCGGGTATGACCCCGAAGCCACGGCCCCCCTCTGGGAGGAGTTCACGCGAACCGCATACGAGCCACTGGCCAGGCGCGTGATGGCCGAGTGGTTCGGATACGTCCTATCAGGAGACGCCACCCGGCAGAAGTCCCTGTATCTCTGGGGACAGGGCGGCACCGGAAAGGGAACCACCCACCGAGTCCTGGAACGGCTGCTGGGCGCGGAAACCAACAACACCACGGTCGGCGCGGAGCTGAAAGACCTGGGCAGCGAGTTCGGCGCTGCTCACTGGGTGGGTAAGTCGCTGGTCTGTTTCACCGACGCCGAGAGTGGGGTCCAGGCAGGAACCCAGGCGGTGTCGCGGTTCAAGTCGATGACTGGTGGTGACCGAGTCTCGATCAACCGCAAGGGCAAGGACTACTGGCAGGGAGTGCCCTCCTTCCGACTGATGTTCCTGTCGAACCACGCCCCCGCCTGGCGGGGCAACGCGAAGCCGATGCAGCGACGCCTCCTGGTCGTCCAGACCACCGGCGAACTCCTGCCCGGGGGAGAAAACGACGACCTGGACGAGCGCCTGGTGGCCGAACTTCCCGGGGTGCTCAACTGGGCACTGGATGGGCTGTCCCGACTGGTCGAGCAGGGCGACTTCACCGAGTCGGAGACCCAGGAGGCGGACTTGGAAGCCATGCTGGTGTCCGACGTCGGAGTCCGTACCTTCGTGGACGAGTGGCTGGTCCCGACCACGGACCCCGAGAAGGTGACCGAGTACACGAGACAGGACGTCTTCGATCAATACAAGCGTTGGTTGGAGGACGTGGGCGGGGCGTACACGAAGCAGCTGGATGCGCATCAGTTCCACACGGAGATGAAGGAGCTGGGCGACCCACGCGTCATCGCCAGCTACGTTCGGAGGGACGGTAAGCGGGTCCGGTTGATCACCTTGTCGGGTCTCGAACTGCCGCAGGCTACCTGGCGGGCTAATCGCTGA
- a CDS encoding Nif3-like dinuclear metal center hexameric protein: MSTVAEIRRVLETAYPPSLAESWDAVGLICGDPADEVRTVAFALDCTQAVAEEAVRIGAQMLVIHHPLLMRGVTSVAADTPKGRVIHTLIRGGVALFAAHTNADSARPGVNDRLAELVGITPGRPILPKSGAGVDKWGVHVPPGDAEALKRALFEAGAGEIGDYRDCAFEIEGTGQFTPVAGADPTDGEVGVPHRATELRVEFVAPASRRRALITALRATHPYEEPAFDILEMADTSDNTRAPGLGRIGELPEPMTLRDFTQQVADALPQTEWGVRAAGDPDAIIRTVAVSSGSGDSFLDAVRGLGVDAYVTSDLRHHPVDEYLRAGGPPVIDTAHWASEFPWTAQAAGIVGEKAGVATHVIDLRTDPWTLSAHAHDQKDQT; encoded by the coding sequence ATGAGTACTGTCGCTGAGATCCGGAGGGTCCTCGAGACCGCCTACCCGCCGTCGCTCGCGGAGAGCTGGGACGCAGTGGGGCTGATCTGTGGGGATCCGGCGGATGAGGTCCGAACGGTGGCGTTCGCGCTGGACTGCACCCAGGCCGTCGCCGAGGAGGCGGTGCGCATCGGTGCGCAGATGCTGGTGATCCACCATCCCCTGCTCATGCGGGGGGTGACGTCCGTGGCGGCCGACACCCCGAAGGGCAGGGTCATCCACACCCTCATCAGGGGCGGGGTGGCGCTGTTCGCCGCGCACACCAACGCCGACTCCGCCCGCCCCGGCGTCAACGACCGCCTCGCCGAGCTGGTGGGCATCACCCCGGGCCGGCCGATCCTGCCGAAGTCCGGCGCGGGCGTGGACAAGTGGGGCGTGCACGTTCCCCCGGGCGACGCCGAGGCGCTGAAGCGGGCACTGTTCGAGGCGGGCGCCGGCGAGATCGGCGACTACCGCGACTGCGCCTTCGAGATCGAGGGCACCGGCCAGTTCACGCCCGTCGCCGGCGCCGACCCGACCGACGGCGAGGTCGGCGTACCGCACCGGGCGACTGAGCTGCGGGTCGAGTTCGTCGCCCCCGCTTCCCGACGCCGCGCCCTCATCACCGCCCTCCGCGCCACCCACCCCTACGAGGAGCCCGCCTTCGACATCCTCGAGATGGCCGACACCTCGGATAACACCCGGGCCCCCGGACTGGGTAGGATCGGTGAGTTGCCCGAACCGATGACCCTGCGGGACTTCACCCAACAGGTCGCCGACGCCCTGCCACAGACCGAGTGGGGGGTGCGTGCCGCGGGCGACCCGGACGCCATCATCCGCACCGTGGCGGTGAGCTCCGGGTCCGGCGACAGCTTCCTCGACGCAGTACGGGGCCTGGGCGTGGACGCCTACGTCACCTCCGACCTGCGGCACCACCCCGTCGATGAATACCTGCGGGCCGGCGGCCCGCCCGTCATCGACACCGCCCACTGGGCGAGCGAATTCCCGTGGACCGCGCAGGCGGCGGGGATCGTCGGGGAGAAGGCGGGCGTGGCTACGCACGTCATCGACCTGCGCACCGACCCCTGGACCCTGTCCGCTCACGCACACGATCAGAAAGATCAGACATGA
- a CDS encoding HAD hydrolase-like protein, producing the protein MSILLLDVDGTLIDSLPGIQRGFRHTLDQLDWPHPDQEFTDHIAGPPMETTLRSLGMSPAMAQEGLGIYLEYTRRGGWADATSFPGMLDLLRRWKSEGLTLATATSKGEAFARLILEREGFLEHIDFLGAAQEDGPRRHKSAVIDHVLSTNGWRVDTSDILMVGDRSHDIEGAAEHGIDTVAVAWGYGTPVEWASAARTAHTPEDLEGIVHDWLATRG; encoded by the coding sequence GTGAGTATTCTTCTTCTCGACGTCGACGGCACCCTCATCGATTCCCTCCCCGGTATCCAGCGCGGATTCCGCCACACCCTCGATCAGCTCGACTGGCCCCACCCGGACCAGGAGTTCACCGACCACATCGCCGGGCCCCCGATGGAGACCACGCTGCGTTCCCTGGGCATGAGTCCCGCCATGGCGCAGGAGGGTCTGGGCATCTACCTGGAGTACACCCGGCGCGGTGGCTGGGCCGACGCCACGAGCTTCCCCGGGATGCTCGATCTGCTGCGCAGGTGGAAGTCCGAGGGCCTGACGCTGGCGACCGCCACGTCCAAGGGGGAGGCCTTCGCCCGGCTGATCCTCGAGCGCGAGGGTTTCCTCGAGCACATCGATTTCCTCGGCGCCGCCCAGGAGGACGGCCCGCGGCGCCACAAGTCGGCGGTGATCGATCACGTGCTGTCCACGAACGGGTGGCGTGTTGACACGTCCGATATCCTGATGGTCGGCGACCGCTCCCACGACATCGAGGGTGCCGCCGAGCACGGCATCGACACCGTTGCCGTCGCCTGGGGATACGGAACCCCCGTGGAGTGGGCGAGCGCCGCGCGCACCGCACACACGCCTGAGGATCTTGAAGGGATCGTCCATGACTGGCTCGCCACACGAGGATGA